From a single Calothrix sp. NIES-2098 genomic region:
- a CDS encoding nitrilase/cyanide hydratase and apolipoprotein N-acyltransferase, which translates to MKPYLAAAIQLTSVPDLYKNLAKAEELIELAVGRGAELVGLPENFSFMGEEKDKLAQAEAIARESERFLKKMAQRFQVTILGGSFPVLVENTGKFYNTTVLIDPSGQEVSRYYKVHLFDVNVPDGNTYQESSTVMAGTQLPPVYFSEKLGNLGLSICYDVRFPELYRHLADKGADVIFVPAAFTAFTGKDHWQTLLQARAIENTCYVIAPAQTGTHYARRQTHGHAMIIDPWGVILADAGEQPGIAIAEIKPSRLEQVRRQMPSLQHRIFS; encoded by the coding sequence ATGAAGCCTTATTTAGCAGCTGCTATCCAATTAACTAGCGTGCCGGATTTATACAAAAACTTGGCAAAGGCAGAAGAATTAATTGAACTTGCCGTGGGTCGAGGTGCTGAATTAGTTGGTTTGCCAGAAAACTTTTCTTTTATGGGAGAAGAAAAAGACAAACTCGCCCAAGCAGAGGCGATCGCTCGCGAAAGCGAAAGATTTCTCAAAAAAATGGCCCAGCGCTTTCAAGTTACCATCCTCGGCGGTAGTTTTCCTGTGCTTGTAGAAAACACAGGCAAATTTTATAACACAACTGTACTCATAGATCCCAGCGGTCAAGAAGTTTCTCGCTATTACAAAGTACATTTATTTGATGTTAATGTCCCTGATGGCAACACCTATCAAGAATCCAGCACAGTCATGGCTGGTACACAACTCCCGCCCGTGTATTTCTCAGAAAAATTAGGGAATTTAGGACTTTCTATTTGCTACGATGTTCGCTTTCCAGAATTGTACCGACATCTGGCAGACAAAGGAGCCGATGTAATTTTTGTGCCAGCAGCCTTTACTGCCTTTACAGGTAAAGACCATTGGCAAACATTACTACAAGCCAGAGCCATTGAAAACACCTGTTACGTCATTGCGCCCGCCCAAACCGGTACCCACTACGCTAGACGCCAAACCCACGGACACGCCATGATTATCGACCCTTGGGGCGTGATTTTAGCCGATGCTGGCGAACAACCAGGAATTGCGATCGCCGAAATCAAACCCTCTCGCTTAGAACAAGTCCGCCGTCAAATGCCCTCTTTGCAACACCGCATCTTCAGTTAA
- a CDS encoding dihydroxyacetone kinase subunit L, with translation MVSREQILQWLQAFAAEITQNKQYLTELDAAIGDADHGINMDRGFQKAIAQLPTVANKDIGSILKTVSMTLISSIGGASGPLYGTWFLRASTDMAGKQELTEQDLLRLLQSGLNGVLQRGKAQLGDKTMVDVLSPAVVAFEQAVSGGEDKVTALQQAVAAAEQGMKDTTPMLAKKGRASYLGERSIGHQDPGATSAYLMLKCLLAVVQD, from the coding sequence ATGGTAAGTAGAGAACAGATTCTGCAATGGTTACAAGCGTTTGCTGCTGAAATAACACAAAATAAACAGTATTTGACGGAATTAGATGCAGCTATTGGTGATGCTGACCACGGTATTAATATGGATCGCGGTTTCCAAAAGGCGATCGCTCAGTTACCGACAGTTGCAAATAAGGACATTGGCAGCATTTTAAAAACAGTCAGCATGACTTTGATTTCTAGTATTGGCGGTGCAAGCGGCCCTCTTTATGGCACTTGGTTTTTACGCGCCAGTACAGATATGGCTGGTAAGCAAGAACTGACTGAGCAAGATTTACTGAGATTGCTTCAGTCCGGTTTAAACGGCGTACTTCAGCGTGGTAAAGCCCAACTGGGAGATAAGACAATGGTGGATGTACTATCTCCAGCAGTGGTGGCTTTTGAACAGGCTGTGAGTGGAGGTGAAGATAAAGTGACAGCTTTGCAACAAGCAGTAGCCGCCGCCGAACAAGGGATGAAAGATACAACGCCAATGCTAGCGAAAAAAGGACGGGCGAGCTATTTGGGAGAACGCAGTATCGGACATCAAGATCCAGGGGCTACCTCTGCTTATTTGATGTTGAAATGTTTGTTGGCGGTAGTGCAAGATTAA